The Gammaproteobacteria bacterium genomic interval CGAGCAACTGGCTTCGAGTCATGCCGTGCTCACCGACGACGAGCGGGAACTCGGGGTCTGTCTGGTGGACATCGGCGGTGGCACCACGGACATCGCGGTATTCACCGAGGGCGCGATCCGGCACACCGCCGTCATCCCCATTGCCGGCGATCAGGTCACCAACGATATCGCGGTGGCCCTGCGGACACCGACGCAGCACGCCGAGGACATCAAGATCAAGTACGCCTGCGCGCTGCGGCAACTGGCCAATCGGGACGAGACGATCGAGGTGCCCAGCGTTGGCGAGCGGCCGCCGAGGCGGCTGTCCCGGCAGACCCTGGCAGAGGTGGTGGAGCCGCGGTACGAGGAGTTCCTGAGCCTGGTCCAGGCGGAACTGCGTCGCAGCGGGTTCGAGGAACTCTGCGCGGCCGGGATGGTGCTGACCGGTGGCAGCTCGAAGATGGAGGGTGTGGTCGAGCTGGCCGAGGAGGTGTTTCACAAGCCGGTCCGTCTGGGCATGCCCCAGTATGTGACGGGGCTGGTGGATGTTGTGCGGAACCCGATCCATGCGACGGGTGTGGGTTTGTTGTTGTACGGGCAATTGAGCCGTCAGCTGGAGATGACGGAAAAACTTTCCGACAAGGGAGTGCAGGCGATATGGAAACGGATGAGGAGCTGGTTCCAGGGAAATTTCTGAAGCGTAGTCATAGCGTAGTCATATAGAGCAAACAAAGACTGAGGAGACGGGAAATGTTTGAACTGGTCGATACATTCAATCAGAGTGCGGTTATCAAGGTAATCGGTGTCGGTGGCGGCGGTGGCAATGCCGTTCAGCACATGGTGTCCACTAGCATCGACGGGGTGGATTTCATCTGTGCCAACACCGATTCGCAGGCGTTGAAGAGCACCAACTCGAAGACGGTCCTGCAATTGGGCACCAACATCACCAAGGGCCTGGGAGCCGGAGCGAACCCCATGGTCGGGCGCGAGGCGGCCCTGGAAGACCGCGACCGCATCCATGAGGTCATCGGCGGAGCCGACATGCTGTTTATCACCGCCGGACTCGGAGGTGGGACGGGGACCGGCGCGGCGCCCATCGTTGCCGAGGTGGCTAAGGAAATGGGCATCCTGACCGTCGCAGTGGTCACCAAGCCGTTTCCGTTCGAGGGCAACAAGCGCACTCAGGTGGCAATGAGCGGGATCGACGAGCTGACCAAGCACGTGGATTCGCTGATCACCATCCCCAACGAGAAACTGCTGGCGGTGCTCGGCAAGGAGATGAACCTGCTGGACGCGTTCGGCGCCGCCAACGACGTGCTGCTTGGCGCGGTCCAGGGTATCGCGGAGCTGATCACCCGCCCCGGGTTGATCAACGTCGATTTCGCGGACGTTCGCACCGTCATGTCGGAGATGGGAATGGCGATGATGGGTACGGGAACGGCGCGGGGCAAGGAACGGGCGCGCGAGGCGGCGGAGGCCGCCATCGCCAGTCCGCTGCTCGAGGACGTCAACATCTCCGGTGCCCGGGGCATCCTGGTCAACGTGACGGCGGGCCGGGATCTGTCGATCGGCGAGTTCGACGATGTCGGCAACGCCATCAAGTCCCTGGCCTCGGACGACGCGACCGTCGTCGTGGGAACCGTCATCGACCCGGAGATGGCCGAGGATCTCCGCGTGACGCTGGTCGCCACCGGCCTTGGCGGCGAACGCCCCTCGAACACCGTCCGGTCCGCTTCGGTTGCGCACGTGCATGGACCCCGCGTATCGGTCGAAACCCAATATCAGGAGCGGCCGTCGGTTCGGTTGGTCGAACCCGAGGAAGAAGCCTTGACGGAGATCCGGCACGTCGAGCAGGGCGCGTCGGTTCGCCAGGCCGGGGTCGCGCGGGCTGCGGCTCGTTCCGAGGCGGGCAGAGGCGACTATGACATGGACTACCTCGACATCCCCGCGTTCTTGCGCAAGCAGGCGGATTGAGGGACGGGGCTAAGCGAGCCGGCAAGCGCCTGTCCCGAGGAACCCCGCGCACGCGCGGGGCTTCCGAGTAGGCATGGTTCGAGGCAAGCGGGAGGTACAGCGCCGCCGGGTTTGCCGGCGGCGGCGATGGTGCGCGATCCCTTTGAACGTTTTCGTACCAGTCAGCAGAATCGGGGTACTGGACAGGCCGAAATCGGCCAGGGAGGAGGTGCGGCAGGGCTACAGTGATGGGTAAATGCAACACCCTGTGTTTTTTTATGACATAATTGAGTGTCTGGGAGTGGTGTCGGGCTATACAATACGGCGGCTCTGGTAGTAGATTGTCGACCCACGGGCGACAATGGACGCCGAGTGTGTGCGTCCCCATGTCTAGTGTGGATTGCCCTCGATGGACGGGTTCCGGCGCGGACCGGATTATTGAATCAGACAATTCGTACCTGTATTGGAGATCGTTAAAATTGATTAGGCAACGCACGCTACAGAACGCAATCCGCGCGACGGGAGTGGGGCTGCATACGGGCGAGAAGATCTATCTGACGCTGCGGCCGGCCCCAATCAATGCTGGAATCGTCTTTCGACGCGTAGACCTCGAAACCCCGGTCGAAATCAAGGCGCATCCGGAAAACGTCGGTGACACGAGACTGTCGACAACCCTGGCCAAGGGGGACGTTAGCATATCCACGGTCGAACACCTGCTCTCGGCGATCGCGGGTCTCGGCATCGACAACGCCTACATCGACCTGAGTGCCTCTGAGGTCCCGATCATGGATGGAAGCGCTGGCCCCTTCGTATTCCTGATCCAGTCGGCGGGGATTGCGGAGCAGAACGCGCCCAAGCACTTCATCCGGATCAAGAAGACCGTCATGGCCGAAGACGGTGACAAGTGGGCGCGTTTCGAGCCCTTCGAGGGCTTCAAGGTCGGCTTTACCATCGATTTCGACCACCCCGTCTTCGCGTCCCGAAGCCAGAAGGCCGAGATCGATTTCTCGACCACATCTTTCGTGAAGGAGGTCGCCCGCGCACGAACCTTCGGGTTCATGCGGGACATCGAGATGTTGAGGGACCACAACCTGGCGCTAGGCGGCAGCCTCGACAATGCCGTGGTCGTCGATGACTATCGTATTCTCAATGAAGACGGTCTCAGGTACGAGGACGAGTTCGTCAAGCACAAGATCCTCGACGCCATCGGTGACCTGTATCTGCTGGGACACAGTCTGATCGGTGCCTTCATGGGGCACAAATCCGGACACGAACTGAACAATATCCTGTTGCGAAAACTGCTAGAGACCGAGGATGCCTGGGAAGAGGTTACCTTCGAGGACGAGTCGGAGGGCGCGCCGATTTCCTACGCGCGTCCGCTTGGG includes:
- the ftsA gene encoding cell division protein FtsA codes for the protein MTRKGERGMIVGLDIGTSKVVAIVGEGNEDGGIEVVGIGSHPSRGLKKGVVVNIESTVQSIQRAVEEAELMAGCQIHSVFAGIAGSHIRSLNSHGVVAIGDQEVTLSDVERVKDAARAVAIPADQRVIHTLPQEYIIDRQEGIREPVGMSGVRLEVKVHMVTGAVSAAQNIVKCVRRCGLEVDDIILEQLASSHAVLTDDERELGVCLVDIGGGTTDIAVFTEGAIRHTAVIPIAGDQVTNDIAVALRTPTQHAEDIKIKYACALRQLANRDETIEVPSVGERPPRRLSRQTLAEVVEPRYEEFLSLVQAELRRSGFEELCAAGMVLTGGSSKMEGVVELAEEVFHKPVRLGMPQYVTGLVDVVRNPIHATGVGLLLYGQLSRQLEMTEKLSDKGVQAIWKRMRSWFQGNF
- the ftsZ gene encoding cell division protein FtsZ: MFELVDTFNQSAVIKVIGVGGGGGNAVQHMVSTSIDGVDFICANTDSQALKSTNSKTVLQLGTNITKGLGAGANPMVGREAALEDRDRIHEVIGGADMLFITAGLGGGTGTGAAPIVAEVAKEMGILTVAVVTKPFPFEGNKRTQVAMSGIDELTKHVDSLITIPNEKLLAVLGKEMNLLDAFGAANDVLLGAVQGIAELITRPGLINVDFADVRTVMSEMGMAMMGTGTARGKERAREAAEAAIASPLLEDVNISGARGILVNVTAGRDLSIGEFDDVGNAIKSLASDDATVVVGTVIDPEMAEDLRVTLVATGLGGERPSNTVRSASVAHVHGPRVSVETQYQERPSVRLVEPEEEALTEIRHVEQGASVRQAGVARAAARSEAGRGDYDMDYLDIPAFLRKQAD
- the lpxC gene encoding UDP-3-O-acyl-N-acetylglucosamine deacetylase; its protein translation is MIRQRTLQNAIRATGVGLHTGEKIYLTLRPAPINAGIVFRRVDLETPVEIKAHPENVGDTRLSTTLAKGDVSISTVEHLLSAIAGLGIDNAYIDLSASEVPIMDGSAGPFVFLIQSAGIAEQNAPKHFIRIKKTVMAEDGDKWARFEPFEGFKVGFTIDFDHPVFASRSQKAEIDFSTTSFVKEVARARTFGFMRDIEMLRDHNLALGGSLDNAVVVDDYRILNEDGLRYEDEFVKHKILDAIGDLYLLGHSLIGAFMGHKSGHELNNILLRKLLETEDAWEEVTFEDESEGAPISYARPLGVSEI